In Ananas comosus cultivar F153 linkage group 10, ASM154086v1, whole genome shotgun sequence, the sequence atactttatctcttcaaaatttcaagttgatgcGTTTAAACCCCCTACATTAAGGTTCCGTCACTATTCCGTtcctttcttataatttatactaaaataacCCTTAAAATATGCAAGTGTTAATGTGGTTAGGTTTGTTAGAGACCCAAAGGATGTGGCAAGCTCAAGGAGTGAGTCTTTGTCTAATTCACTATGCAAATGTAATCTTTGAATTGGTAGAGGTAGGCACAGGATGCCCAACTGCTGTAATTTTTGCCCACATTCACTCATGATACATAAAGTACTAAGATGGTTCATCTTTGTGATACTATTCCACAAGTCTGCACAGTGATGGGTTCTTACGCCCGTTATTGAAAATGTCCGCAACTCAGTCGAAGCTTCTACATCCCGCACAATCTTCCTAGTTGCACCAATGTTTGCCAAACTATGCAAGCCCTTCAAGCACTGTATTCCCGCCAGTGCCTGGATGTTATTACTCGAATTGTAGGACAAAACTAGATGTCTCAACTTTTGAAGCTCTGTTATTCCCTTTGGCAGCTTTTCTATTTCACTTTCACCTATATCtaatatttgcaatttttgtAGCTTTCCTATTGATCTTGGAAGCTCCTTAATTTTGATTCCTCTCAAGCCAAGATAATGTAGATTGAATAAGTTACAGATTTCGTTCGGTAGTTTCTCGATTAGTGCTCCTTGTAGTTCCAAGACAcgtaaaaattttgatgatctTAAGACCGACTTCAGTAAATCATAACTCATGGACTTGTTGAAAACAAGTACTGAACGTGAATGAGATTTGTCTTCAGTACAATAATTCGTTATATTGCTTAGGATTGACAAGCGGCGTGCTTTGGATCTCTGCAATTTTGTCCTTGATTGCTCGTAAGCCATGCAGAAACTTAACTCCTCTGACTCGGAAAGAGCGAGGACTCGAACGACGTCATGCATTCGACATGCACAAACTCTACCGACTTCATCCCTATATACCACTTGTAGTAGACAGCGATGAACAAGTTCGTAAAGGTAGTCCTCGGCCACTTCCTCCATCATTATTCCTCTTTCTTCAATGAACCCTTCGGCCACCCAAAGCCATATGAGCTTGTCACTTTCAATTCGATAATCTTCTGGAAAACTAGAACAATATAAGAAGCAATTTCGAAGGTAATGGGGAAGATCGTCCAAACTAAGTTTCAAAATGTCATATACTTTTTCATGGACCTCCGATTCGTTGTTAGTTAGATACCACTCAAGATCTTTGTAAACCTTCTCCCATTCAAAACCAGTTTGTTCTCGAAATGATAAGAGACGGGCTATAGATACAATAGCAAGGGGCAAGCCGCCGCACTTCTCGACGATTTTTTTCACACATTGTTCTAAAGGCGGCGGGCAAATCCTGTTTGCACTTTTCCAAAATGCATTTTTACAAAACAAATCCCACGAATGATCTACCTCTAGTGGCTTTAGCTCACACATACAGTGCTCATTAGCTAATAGTGCTACTTTGTGAATCCTTGTTGTAAGAATTATTCTGCTCTTGCTATTACTATTCAGAAGTGCATCTTTTATTTTATCCATTACATTAGTACTCCAAACATTATCCAGAATGAGTACATACCTTTTATACTGCAAATAAGTGCGGGTAGTCTCAACCAAGCTTCTGTAATCCATGGTATCAATGTTGTTAGGTACTACTCTTTTCTCTCGATCTTCTCTACAAAACTCTTTTAAGATCTGTCTAAGCAAATCATCAGTATTGTAATTTTCAGATACAACAACCCAGGCACAAGCGTCAAAGGTAGCTTTGATGATATTGTACACATGAGTAACAAGAGTTGTCTTCCCTAGACCACCCATACCCAACACTGAGATTATCACGTGCTGTCGTTGCTGCTCATCCTCATCTTTTAACCATCCGAGCAATAAGTCCCTGTACTTGTCAATACCCACGATATCATCCTCCTTGACAAAATGTGCTAATTCTGCACGGCTTTTGCTACCGCCAACAGCTATTAAAGGTCTTGCCTCATTTTCCATTCCTCTCGTATCATATCGCTTCCTTCTTTCCATAATGTTTTGGAGCTTAATTTTGATCTCTTTAAGCCTCTTGCTAAGGTGATGCCAGGTTTTTATATTTCTGCACCTCTTGATTGCTATGGGTAGAACCCCTCCTTGCTCCTCACCCAGTTTGTACGTGAACTCATCTATAATATCCTCAATGTCGAAAGCCAAGTCTCTCGTTTGTTTTATAAAGATTTTTGTGCTCTCTTCCTTCTGTTTTAGTCTTTCTGCGATCTGTAGGAAGGATTGCATGCTCTCAAGCTCATCCTTAATGTCACTTATATCCTCCAGGAGTTCTTTCATTGCTGATATCCGTGTTAGTAATAGTGATGTTGCTGATTTAGTTGCTTCACTAACTAAGGTTGCACGGATATTCAGGAGTAATGAGCTTACCACAACCTCCGCCATGGGCACTTCTTCCGAATTGAGCCTAAAATAAACAATCTTTTCAAATTACCATGTCTTTTCAAATGCACCACCAGtgaaaatgattattttttaacgCTCTTATGATTCTAGGCAATTTTcgtaaaaaatatgtaattgTTTCATCCAGGATAACTCTGTAGTGTACTAAACAAACATTTGTTTGAATCCTCTATTAAAAGGAAGATAACTAGTAACAACATTGTAGTCTGTAAGAACAACAAGCAATAACTTGTTTGAGAATCagtttaacaaatttttaagataaaagattcTTAATAACTAATCATACTAAGCTCCCACATGACCTCATATTTGTAAAGCAAGATGTGGAATAGTCCTTAATTTAGAGGATTATGAAATCAATGAAGAGTTGGAAAGCAAATGAATCTACTGCCAGTCACTAAGTAGAGGGAATTGTATTAAGAGTGATTGTACATTATTCTTaacaattataattaagtcTAGTTTCCCTTGAAGGCctctttttgtttataattaagtttatatCAGGACTAAAGTCATTTGAGCAAGAAACTATTAGTGCTTATTCAAATAGTTTTGTTTTGATggaaatataagaaaataattttagacGTGAACTCCCACATTTCTAATGTGTCAAATTTTACTGCCTTGACATTAATTCATGCTACCTATTATCAGACCAGAATCTAAAAGTTCTATTTTAACTTCTTTAATTTGTGCTGCAATTTGTAAGATGTTGTAGAAGGTTGTTTCATTGTACATTAGCAAGTTTAAATCCAAAGAAAATCACTATCAATTAATTGCGTACTCTATATGCTATCCACTGTACACTTCTCAATGATATTTATAGTATAAAACTAAGGAATCATAGTGGCTATTGATCTTGTTACCCAAAAGATTGATCTGATAGTAATCTATTAAAGACTTAAGATCTTTTACTCATTTACATTAGACTTAGGATCTGATCTTTTACTCATTTACATGTTAAATAGCTTGCGAATGATGTCAATACGTTGGTAGAAGATGTAAATAGAAGAGACaaataaactaaatttaaatgcCATTAAACTGCATATATTAGTTGAGcttttgataataaataaaattctctCAACTATCTAGATCAATATCTATAACCAAGATTatgaatttaagatttttttttgaaaaaaaattgtatttagaAGGTTGCTAATTTTGACCATTCGTATTGTGCCCTCTTGGtgatctagaaaataaattttaaatatcacaaAACTCTTTTTCTATAAAGTTTATGTATCTTtaatgggtaaattgcattgttacctcctgaacttttggcaaagtttcactttacccctcgaactcctaaaatggacatttaaccccctaaactctaatatttcattcattttaCCCATttcgtcagttttccgtcaagctccgttaaccggaaactgacgaaaggggtaaaacgaatgaaatattagagtttagggtgttagatgtctattttaggagtttggggggttaagtgaaactcgccaaaagtttaggaagtagtagtgcaatttactccgtagggactcttgactataaattattttattataatatgttacttatggattgactactaatcctcaagttagtgatcgtgcttgattttgaatttatatatattttttatcctaaaataaatcataccataatttatcctacattttattgtaataaaataaaagtgaaagaaatgaattagagtggcttaaagataaaaaaagagcgatactaactacctacgataTTCAAACACTCTACTATCCCAacgtactcgctaatatggttgatttacaataggtgtcctcactcggatatagaaattttaattctcagttaattttctgtagtactcgtttgtcccttttatctttagaagtattgttctataaaatacacttaaataaaatttttttacttcatttcagccaattagaaatttttaatataaaaatataaaaataatttatagtaaaaatttgggtaaattgtattgttactccctgaacttttggcgagtttcacttaacccccaaactcctaaaatagacatctaacaccctaaactctaatatttcattcgtttaccccttccgtcagttttcggttaacggagcttgacggaaaactgacggaaggggtaacatgaacgaaatattagagtttaggagaGTTTAAgaggttagatgtccattttagaagtttgagggataaaataaaacttcgccaaaagttcaggaggtaacaatgcaatttaccctatctTTAATCATCTTTCATGGTATTAATCATCGATTTAGGTGCTCGATCATCAACAATAAAGTGAAAGTATATATAAGGCCAAATGATTCTACCTTAACTATTATCTATTGTTATTTTGTTACCAAAGATCAAGTGAATCCAAACAATATATTAATCAACAAAGACATATACTATACTCTTTGTACCCTTTTGCAGAATCAACTAGTTGATAGCAAAgtaaataaaagttaattaaaaagaataagaagaagaagaagcacaaCTAACCACAGATCCAACCAGGAGATTGAAGAGGGGGCTGCTCCAAAATAATCTCAAATTTAACTAGAGAAAATACTACAACCAAATTAAGAAGCTCTTGCAGTAGATGTTTTGGGGATTGAGGAGTGAGAGATGAGAATGcactaaataaacaaataactgGGAGCAAGTGATTTGGACACTGCAGCTGCTACCAAGAAACTTACTTTCCGCCTGACTTTTCCCATCTGCAATTAATGGCCAGTGGGCCATGATGAATTATGCATGGGATAAATGTTAGGATTGCCAtatattgtggcccaattaattatatttaaattagaatttgctatagataaaggtcaattcTAACAGATATAGAAttacttgatatggtatatttttatctctatctcatctattttaaatttaaatagaattctAATCATACTATAATGGGAAGtcgatctggactctatataaaggggtattggtcctgccaccttctcatacgcattctggtgaagaattactATCGGTTTCACACCATACGATAGAGTGCCtgagataggaggagaaaccaaatcacccaaTTTCGATTCGTGACTTCCAGTTCATAGCTGGACTTCACGCTTCCACAGATTGATCAGGAATTTCTTCTCGACggcgctctgtgagttatcttattttattttgatcctggatttggtatgtatttaatttctgtcttattttacatacctataaaatctatcaattggtatcagagacaagattgctaaattaaatattgtatgtattatgtaattg encodes:
- the LOC109716204 gene encoding disease resistance protein RPM1-like, with the protein product MAEVVVSSLLLNIRATLVSEATKSATSLLLTRISAMKELLEDISDIKDELESMQSFLQIAERLKQKEESTKIFIKQTRDLAFDIEDIIDEFTYKLGEEQGGVLPIAIKRCRNIKTWHHLSKRLKEIKIKLQNIMERRKRYDTRGMENEARPLIAVGGSKSRAELAHFVKEDDIVGIDKYRDLLLGWLKDEDEQQRQHVIISVLGMGGLGKTTLVTHVYNIIKATFDACAWVVVSENYNTDDLLRQILKEFCREDREKRVVPNNIDTMDYRSLVETTRTYLQYKRYVLILDNVWSTNVMDKIKDALLNSNSKSRIILTTRIHKVALLANEHCMCELKPLEVDHSWDLFCKNAFWKSANRICPPPLEQCVKKIVEKCGGLPLAIVSIARLLSFREQTGFEWEKVYKDLEWYLTNNESEVHEKVYDILKLSLDDLPHYLRNCFLYCSSFPEDYRIESDKLIWLWVAEGFIEERGIMMEEVAEDYLYELVHRCLLQVVYRDEVGRVCACRMHDVVRVLALSESEELSFCMAYEQSRTKLQRSKARRLSILSNITNYCTEDKSHSRSVLVFNKSMSYDLLKSVLRSSKFLRVLELQGALIEKLPNEICNLFNLHYLGLRGIKIKELPRSIGKLQKLQILDIGESEIEKLPKGITELQKLRHLVLSYNSSNNIQALAGIQCLKGLHSLANIGATRKIVRDVEASTELRTFSITGVRTHHCADLWNSITKMNHLSTLCIMSECGQKLQQLGILCLPLPIQRLHLHSELDKDSLLELATSFGSLTNLTTLTLAYFKGYFSINYKKGTE